One genomic segment of Gopherus flavomarginatus isolate rGopFla2 chromosome 11, rGopFla2.mat.asm, whole genome shotgun sequence includes these proteins:
- the RNF31 gene encoding E3 ubiquitin-protein ligase RNF31 isoform X2, translating into MAQAVPPLGEPQFLQLREELVQALARSPVDLHPETVQQLVEAPLPPHIKYREIDAQGILRANMQEQSPACLRTISTALNILEKYGRNLLNPLKPRYWRGVKFNNPVFRSTVDAIQGGRDVLRLYGYTEQQPDGLSFAEGLEEPDARRVASVTVDVVLLRAELNLLLSNNHPNPDTLQRMLQGGQEVTLIPDSVSVHDTVPPGALPQMGPPPRATCLLCGLEPASLRCPECNQSLCPECDRLFHKHPARAQHQRLPVGEPGLGAGPPAQSLSMVPSEPPVARPALPPKPRLPWLCGACHAPNEARAVLCVGCDRPRGCPTPPNPPPDGDPLRGAWACQTCTFLNTGPTVLCAVCERPRLAGRPGAPDPQHPPDGPPVPMQAKGAPGWQCEHCTFWNQLPGRVCEVCNRTSQLGGPPQEEKGPRRPGKPHPLSPEEVERRRQEKLREDGMKLVAMIREAELVGVPPEEVGAALRYSGTELPLPWLRSELPAVLDAVVEQATERGAGAELGAITQQEARAAWTQSQGDMDEAVSRCLSTRRSKVRELAALGFAERGPVLQALYQNGGDLWGALTELQRLQLEPFHRRMWDLAEPEIDFHAPDRQALLRRLLASLALPSWGRAELVLSLVREQEAVENRGRRAALADIVDAVRASPDRDFIKRLLNWECAVCGWVLPRNQMQSLTSCECTICPDCFAQHFTIAVKEKHITDLVCPACDAPDLSDEAELLGYFSTLDIQLRECLDPETYELFSKKLTERELMRDPKFQWCTHCSFGFIYESEQAAAQCPQCNQSFCVHCKRAWEPQHQGLSCQEFQEWKRTNDPQYQAQGLAVYLQENGIACPKCKFPYALARGGCMHFQCSQCRHHFCSGCYGAFYTKNKCPVPSCPVRQSLHGHHPRDCLFYLRDWDVGRLQRLLQDNGVVFNTEPPTGTRPAPGGGCRVMEQKETLAGLRDEACGKETSPGYAGLCQS; encoded by the exons ATGGCGCAGGCGGTCCCACCCCTCGGGGAACCCCAGTTCCTGCAGCTGCGGGAGGAGTTGGTGCAGGCGCTGGCCCGGAGCCCGGTGGATCTGCACCCCGAGACTGTCCAGCAGCTGGTTGaggctcccctgcccccccacatcaAGTACCGGGAGATTGACGCCCAGGGCATCCTCCGTGCCAACATGCAGGAGCAG TCCCCGGCCTGCCTGCGAACCATCTCCACGGCCCTCAACATCCTGGAGAAATATGGGCGCAACCTGCTGAACCCCCTGAAACCCCGCTACTGGCGTGGGGTCAAGTTCAACAACCCCGTCTTCCGCAGCACGGTCGATGCCATCCAG GGCGGGCGGGACGTGCTCCGGCTCTACGGCTACACGGAGCAACAGCCGGATGGGCTGAGCTTCGCCGAGGGGCTGGAGGAGCCGGACGCCCGGCGCGTGGCCTCCGTCACCGTGGACGTGGTCCTGCTGCGGGCCGAGCTAAACCTGCTGCTCTCG AACAATCACCCGAACCCCGATACCCTGCAGAGAatgctgcagggggggcaggaG GTGACCCTCATCCCGGACTCGGTGTCCGTCCACGACACAGTGCCCCCCGGAGCCCTGCCCCAGATGG ggcCGCCTCCCCGGGCCACCTGCCTGCTGTGTGGGTTGGAGCCAGCGTCCCTGCGCTGCCCCGAATGCAACCAGAGTCTGTGCCCCGAATGCGACCGTCTCTTCCACAAGCACCCGGCCCGGGCCCAGCACCAGCGCCTCCCCGTGGGGGAGCCAGGCTTGGGGGCTGGGCCCCCTGCACAGAG cctgtCCATGGTGCCATCGGAGCCCCCGGTCGcccgcccggccctgccccccaagccacgcctgccctggctctgtggcgCCTGCCATGCCCCCAATGAGGCGCGGGCCGTGCTGTGCGTGGGGTGCGACCGACCCCGGGGCTGCCCCACGCCCCCCAACCCTCCGCCCGATGGGGACCCCCTCCGGGGGGCCTGGGCCTGCCAGACTTGCACCTTCCTCAACACTGGCCCCACCGTGCTGTGTGCCGTGTGTGAGCGCCCCCGGCTGGCCGGCCGGCCCGGCGCCCCCGACCCCCAGCATCCCCCGGATGGCCCCCCGGTGCCCATGCAG GCCAAGggggccccaggctggcagtgcgAACACTGCACCTTCTGGAACCAGCTGCCTGGGCGGGTGTGTGAGGTTTGCAACAGGACCAGCCAGCTTGGGGGGCCCCCCCAGGAAGAGAAGGGACCCCGGCGTCCCGGCAAGCCCCACCCCCTCTCACCAGAGGAGGTGGAGCGGCGGCGGCAGGAGAAGCTGCGAGAGGACGGAATGAAGCTGGTGGCCATGATCCGG GAGGCGGAGCTGGTGGGCGTGCCCCCAGAGGAAGTGGGGGCGGCTCTGCGGTACTCGGGGacggagctgcccctgccctggctgcGCTCAGAGCTGCCCGCGGTGCTGGACGCGGTGGTGGAACAGGCCACGGAGCGGGGGGCAGGCGCCGAGCTAGGAGCCATCACACAGCAGGAGGCTCGCGCCGCGTGGACCCAGAGCCAGGGCGACATGGATGAGGCTGTGAGCCGCTGCCTGAGCACCCGGCGCAGCAag GTGCGAGAGCTGGCGGCGCTGGGGTTCGCAGAGCGGGGGCCGGTGCTGCAGGCGCTCTACCAGAACGGGGGCGACCTGTGGGGGGCCCTGACGGAGCTGCAGcgcctccagctggagcccttccACCGGCGCATGTGGGACCTGGCCGAGCCCGAGATCGACTTCCACGCGCCCGACCGGCAG gcGCTGCTGCGGCGGCTGCTGGCCTCGCTGGCGCTGCCCAGCTGGGGGCGGGCGGAGCTGGTGCTGTCGCTGGTGCGGGagcaggaggcggtggagaaccGGGGGAGGCGGGCGGCCTTGGCCGACATTGTGGACGCCGTGCGGGCCTCCCCCGACCGCGACTTCATCAAACGCCTGCTCAACTGGGAGTGCGCCGTGTGCGGCTGGGTGCTGCCCCGCAACCAG ATGCAGTCGCTGACGTCCTGCGAATGCACCATCTGCCCTGACTGCTTCGCCCAGCACTTCACCATCGCCGTGAAGGAGAAACACATCACGGACCTGGTGTGTCCGGCCTGCGACGCGCCCGACCTGAGCGACGAGGCCGAGCTGCTGGGCTACTTCTCCACGCTGGACATCCAG CTCCGCGAGTGCCTGGACCCCGAGACCTACGAACTCTTCAGCAAGAAGCTGACGGAACGGGAGCTCATGCGGGACCCCAAGTTCCAGTGGTGCACCCAC tgcTCGTTCGGGTTCATCTACGAGTCGGAGCAGGCGGCCGCCCAGTGTCCCCAGTGCAACCAGAGCTTCTGTGTCCACTGCAAGCGCGCg tgggagccgcagCACCAGGGCCTGTCGTGCCAGGAATTCCAGGAGTGGAAGAGAACCAATGACCCCCAGTACCAGGCGCAGGGGCTGGCAGTGTATCTGCAGGAGAACGGAATCG CCTGCCCCAAGTGCAAGTTCCCCTACGCGCTGGCCCGGGGGGGCTGCATGCACTTCCAGTGCTCGCAGTGCAGGCACCACTTCTGCAGCGGCTGCTACGGGGCCTTCTACACCAAGAAC aaATGCCCAGTGCCCTCGTGCCCGGTTCGCCAGTCCCTGCACGGGCACCACCCCCGCGACTGCCTCTTCTACCTGCGCGACTGGGACGTGGGGCggctgcagcgcctcctgcag GATAACGGAGTTGTCTTCAACACGGAACCCCCCACTGGGACCCGCCCAGCGCctggag GTGGCTGCCGGGTGATGGAGCAGAAGGAGACACTGGCCGGGCTGCGGGACGAGGCCTGCGGGAAGGAGACGTCCCCCGGCTACGCCGGCCTCTGCCA AAGCTGA
- the RNF31 gene encoding E3 ubiquitin-protein ligase RNF31 isoform X1: MAQAVPPLGEPQFLQLREELVQALARSPVDLHPETVQQLVEAPLPPHIKYREIDAQGILRANMQEQSPACLRTISTALNILEKYGRNLLNPLKPRYWRGVKFNNPVFRSTVDAIQGGRDVLRLYGYTEQQPDGLSFAEGLEEPDARRVASVTVDVVLLRAELNLLLSNNHPNPDTLQRMLQGGQEVTLIPDSVSVHDTVPPGALPQMGPPPRATCLLCGLEPASLRCPECNQSLCPECDRLFHKHPARAQHQRLPVGEPGLGAGPPAQSLSMVPSEPPVARPALPPKPRLPWLCGACHAPNEARAVLCVGCDRPRGCPTPPNPPPDGDPLRGAWACQTCTFLNTGPTVLCAVCERPRLAGRPGAPDPQHPPDGPPVPMQAKGAPGWQCEHCTFWNQLPGRVCEVCNRTSQLGGPPQEEKGPRRPGKPHPLSPEEVERRRQEKLREDGMKLVAMIREAELVGVPPEEVGAALRYSGTELPLPWLRSELPAVLDAVVEQATERGAGAELGAITQQEARAAWTQSQGDMDEAVSRCLSTRRSKVRELAALGFAERGPVLQALYQNGGDLWGALTELQRLQLEPFHRRMWDLAEPEIDFHAPDRQALLRRLLASLALPSWGRAELVLSLVREQEAVENRGRRAALADIVDAVRASPDRDFIKRLLNWECAVCGWVLPRNQMQSLTSCECTICPDCFAQHFTIAVKEKHITDLVCPACDAPDLSDEAELLGYFSTLDIQLRECLDPETYELFSKKLTERELMRDPKFQWCTHCSFGFIYESEQAAAQCPQCNQSFCVHCKRAWEPQHQGLSCQEFQEWKRTNDPQYQAQGLAVYLQENGIACPKCKFPYALARGGCMHFQCSQCRHHFCSGCYGAFYTKNKCPVPSCPVRQSLHGHHPRDCLFYLRDWDVGRLQRLLQDNGVVFNTEPPTGTRPAPGGGCRVMEQKETLAGLRDEACGKETSPGYAGLCQAHYKEYLVSLINARALDPARLYALPELETVYQRHQGALPPRPPGEPEDTYRGRLLQKLMEEVPLGPKILRQRQ; encoded by the exons ATGGCGCAGGCGGTCCCACCCCTCGGGGAACCCCAGTTCCTGCAGCTGCGGGAGGAGTTGGTGCAGGCGCTGGCCCGGAGCCCGGTGGATCTGCACCCCGAGACTGTCCAGCAGCTGGTTGaggctcccctgcccccccacatcaAGTACCGGGAGATTGACGCCCAGGGCATCCTCCGTGCCAACATGCAGGAGCAG TCCCCGGCCTGCCTGCGAACCATCTCCACGGCCCTCAACATCCTGGAGAAATATGGGCGCAACCTGCTGAACCCCCTGAAACCCCGCTACTGGCGTGGGGTCAAGTTCAACAACCCCGTCTTCCGCAGCACGGTCGATGCCATCCAG GGCGGGCGGGACGTGCTCCGGCTCTACGGCTACACGGAGCAACAGCCGGATGGGCTGAGCTTCGCCGAGGGGCTGGAGGAGCCGGACGCCCGGCGCGTGGCCTCCGTCACCGTGGACGTGGTCCTGCTGCGGGCCGAGCTAAACCTGCTGCTCTCG AACAATCACCCGAACCCCGATACCCTGCAGAGAatgctgcagggggggcaggaG GTGACCCTCATCCCGGACTCGGTGTCCGTCCACGACACAGTGCCCCCCGGAGCCCTGCCCCAGATGG ggcCGCCTCCCCGGGCCACCTGCCTGCTGTGTGGGTTGGAGCCAGCGTCCCTGCGCTGCCCCGAATGCAACCAGAGTCTGTGCCCCGAATGCGACCGTCTCTTCCACAAGCACCCGGCCCGGGCCCAGCACCAGCGCCTCCCCGTGGGGGAGCCAGGCTTGGGGGCTGGGCCCCCTGCACAGAG cctgtCCATGGTGCCATCGGAGCCCCCGGTCGcccgcccggccctgccccccaagccacgcctgccctggctctgtggcgCCTGCCATGCCCCCAATGAGGCGCGGGCCGTGCTGTGCGTGGGGTGCGACCGACCCCGGGGCTGCCCCACGCCCCCCAACCCTCCGCCCGATGGGGACCCCCTCCGGGGGGCCTGGGCCTGCCAGACTTGCACCTTCCTCAACACTGGCCCCACCGTGCTGTGTGCCGTGTGTGAGCGCCCCCGGCTGGCCGGCCGGCCCGGCGCCCCCGACCCCCAGCATCCCCCGGATGGCCCCCCGGTGCCCATGCAG GCCAAGggggccccaggctggcagtgcgAACACTGCACCTTCTGGAACCAGCTGCCTGGGCGGGTGTGTGAGGTTTGCAACAGGACCAGCCAGCTTGGGGGGCCCCCCCAGGAAGAGAAGGGACCCCGGCGTCCCGGCAAGCCCCACCCCCTCTCACCAGAGGAGGTGGAGCGGCGGCGGCAGGAGAAGCTGCGAGAGGACGGAATGAAGCTGGTGGCCATGATCCGG GAGGCGGAGCTGGTGGGCGTGCCCCCAGAGGAAGTGGGGGCGGCTCTGCGGTACTCGGGGacggagctgcccctgccctggctgcGCTCAGAGCTGCCCGCGGTGCTGGACGCGGTGGTGGAACAGGCCACGGAGCGGGGGGCAGGCGCCGAGCTAGGAGCCATCACACAGCAGGAGGCTCGCGCCGCGTGGACCCAGAGCCAGGGCGACATGGATGAGGCTGTGAGCCGCTGCCTGAGCACCCGGCGCAGCAag GTGCGAGAGCTGGCGGCGCTGGGGTTCGCAGAGCGGGGGCCGGTGCTGCAGGCGCTCTACCAGAACGGGGGCGACCTGTGGGGGGCCCTGACGGAGCTGCAGcgcctccagctggagcccttccACCGGCGCATGTGGGACCTGGCCGAGCCCGAGATCGACTTCCACGCGCCCGACCGGCAG gcGCTGCTGCGGCGGCTGCTGGCCTCGCTGGCGCTGCCCAGCTGGGGGCGGGCGGAGCTGGTGCTGTCGCTGGTGCGGGagcaggaggcggtggagaaccGGGGGAGGCGGGCGGCCTTGGCCGACATTGTGGACGCCGTGCGGGCCTCCCCCGACCGCGACTTCATCAAACGCCTGCTCAACTGGGAGTGCGCCGTGTGCGGCTGGGTGCTGCCCCGCAACCAG ATGCAGTCGCTGACGTCCTGCGAATGCACCATCTGCCCTGACTGCTTCGCCCAGCACTTCACCATCGCCGTGAAGGAGAAACACATCACGGACCTGGTGTGTCCGGCCTGCGACGCGCCCGACCTGAGCGACGAGGCCGAGCTGCTGGGCTACTTCTCCACGCTGGACATCCAG CTCCGCGAGTGCCTGGACCCCGAGACCTACGAACTCTTCAGCAAGAAGCTGACGGAACGGGAGCTCATGCGGGACCCCAAGTTCCAGTGGTGCACCCAC tgcTCGTTCGGGTTCATCTACGAGTCGGAGCAGGCGGCCGCCCAGTGTCCCCAGTGCAACCAGAGCTTCTGTGTCCACTGCAAGCGCGCg tgggagccgcagCACCAGGGCCTGTCGTGCCAGGAATTCCAGGAGTGGAAGAGAACCAATGACCCCCAGTACCAGGCGCAGGGGCTGGCAGTGTATCTGCAGGAGAACGGAATCG CCTGCCCCAAGTGCAAGTTCCCCTACGCGCTGGCCCGGGGGGGCTGCATGCACTTCCAGTGCTCGCAGTGCAGGCACCACTTCTGCAGCGGCTGCTACGGGGCCTTCTACACCAAGAAC aaATGCCCAGTGCCCTCGTGCCCGGTTCGCCAGTCCCTGCACGGGCACCACCCCCGCGACTGCCTCTTCTACCTGCGCGACTGGGACGTGGGGCggctgcagcgcctcctgcag GATAACGGAGTTGTCTTCAACACGGAACCCCCCACTGGGACCCGCCCAGCGCctggag GTGGCTGCCGGGTGATGGAGCAGAAGGAGACACTGGCCGGGCTGCGGGACGAGGCCTGCGGGAAGGAGACGTCCCCCGGCTACGCCGGCCTCTGCCA GGCGCACTACAAGGAGTACCTGGTGAGCCTGATCAACGCCCGGGCGCTGGACCCCGCCCGGCTCTACGCGCTGCCCGAGCTGGAGACCGTCTACCAGCGCCACcagggggcgctgcccccccggccccccggcGAGCCCGAGGACACCTACCGCGGGCGCCTGCTGCAG AAGCTGATGGAAGAGGTGCCCCTGGGCCCCAAGATCTTACGGCAGCGGCAGTGA
- the IRF9 gene encoding interferon regulatory factor 9, with amino-acid sequence MASGRARSTRKLRQWTVEQVELGRFPGLVWDDPPAKTMFRIPWKHAGKQDFRHDEDAAFFKAWAEYKGKYRPGERLDPAGWKTRLRCALNKSPEFEEVPTRSQLDIAEPYKVYRLVPPAEQRPAKLPARRVPQQGKKEPPDSSSEGDEVQTSGGTAQAPLTLDMVSMEVTSESEPTAGASQSSDDSGIETSKCSPDTGVPSPDLNEIVINVTLESGALLPPTDDYSVLLSLWYSGELVWQQRLPHGDFLVTPTPAPVPHAPSFMQRVLLPPAEGVQDPHKRQATQELLGALAKGVMVASAPQGLFVRRRCRGRVYWRGSGTPPTTPSKLERDEVMQVFSGAAFRQALQLYRQGLGTQPEPHVTLCLGEELGQQDGPADKLIIIQMEQAFARKLLDMPEVEMASVCLLSLEPSCLFSPI; translated from the exons atggCGTCGGGCCGGGCCCGCTCCACGCGGAAGCTGCGCCAATGGACCGTGGAGCAGGTGGAGCTCGGGCGGTTCCCGGGGCTGGTCTGGGACGACCCCCCCGCCAAGACCATGTTCCGCATCCCCTGGAAACACGCTGGCAAGCAGGACTTCCGCCATGACGAGGATGCTGCCTTCTTCAAG GCCTGGGCAGAGTACAAGGGCAAGTACCGGCCGGGCGAGCGGCTGGACCCGGCGGGCTGGAAGACCCGCCTGCGCTGCGCCCTCAACAAGAGCCCTGAGTTCGAGGAGGTGCCCACGCGCTCCCAGCTCGACATCGCCGAGCCCTACAAGGTGTATCGCCTGGTGCCCCCCGCCGAGCAGCGCCCCG CTAAGCTGCCAGCTCGGAGGGTCCCCCAGCAGGGGAAGAAGGAGCCCCCCGACTCCTCCTCGGAGGGGGATGAGGTGCAGACCAGCGGGGGGACTGCCCAGGCCCCCCTCACCTTGGATATGGTCAGCATG GAGGTGACGTCAGAGTCGGAGCCCACGGCCGGCGCCTCCCAGAGTTCGGATGATTCTGGCATCGAGACCAGCAAGTGCAGCCCTGACACCGGGGTCCCAT CCCCAGATCTGAATGAGATCGTCATTAACGTCACGCTGGAGTCAGgggccctcctgccccccacggATG acTACTCGGTGCTGCTGTCCCTGTGGTACAGTGGAGAGCTGGTGTGGCAGCAGCGGCTGCCCCATGGCGATTTCCTGGTGACCCCCACACCCGCGCCTGTGCCCCACGCCCCCAGCTTTATGCAGCGGGTGCTGCTGCCCCCCGCCGAAGGGGTGCAGGACCCCCACAAGCGCCAGGCCACGCAAGAGCTGCTGGGGGCGCTGGCCAAGGGGGTGATGGTGGCCAGTGCCCCCCAAGGGCTCTTCGTCCGGCGCCGCTGTCGGGGCCGGGTGTACTGGAGGGGCTCCGGGacaccccccaccacccccagcaAGCTGGAGAGAGATGAAGTCATGCAGGTGTTCAGTGGGGCAGCCTTCCGCCAAG CGCTGCAGCTGTACCGGCAGGGCCTGggcacccagccagagccccacgtCACCCTATGCCTGGGCGAGGAGCTAGGCCAGCAGGACGGCCCCGCGGACAAGCTCATCATCATCCAG atGGAGCAAGCCTTTGCCCGGAAGCTGCTGGACATGCCCGAGGTGGAGATGGCGTCcgtctgcctcctctccctggagcCCTCCTGTCTCTTCAGCCCAATCTGA